A stretch of the Planctomycetota bacterium genome encodes the following:
- a CDS encoding RpiB/LacA/LacB family sugar-phosphate isomerase has translation MKIAIGADHRGRDAARSLMRALQAIGHDVDLYKDAEEGQACDYPDRAYGVGRLIAAGEADRGVLLCGSGIGMCIAANKVDGVRAALVHDEFTAQMAMSHNNANVLCLSADMIGQRLIERMVESWLRTDFEGGRHARRVAKIHAIERGEDPADVTSETLAGD, from the coding sequence ATGAAGATCGCCATCGGCGCGGACCATCGGGGACGAGACGCCGCGCGCTCCCTCATGCGGGCGCTGCAGGCCATCGGCCACGACGTCGACCTCTACAAGGACGCCGAGGAGGGCCAGGCCTGCGACTACCCCGACCGGGCCTACGGCGTCGGGCGGCTCATCGCGGCGGGTGAGGCCGACCGCGGCGTGCTGCTCTGCGGCTCGGGCATCGGCATGTGCATCGCCGCCAACAAGGTCGACGGCGTACGGGCCGCCCTCGTGCACGACGAGTTCACCGCCCAGATGGCCATGAGCCACAACAACGCCAACGTGCTGTGCCTCTCGGCCGACATGATCGGCCAGCGGCTCATCGAGCGGATGGTCGAGTCCTGGCTCCGTACCGACTTCGAGGGCGGCCGCCACGCCCGGCGCGTCGCCAAGATCCACGCGATCGAGCGGGGCGAGGACCCGGCCGACGTCACCAGCGAGACCCTCGCCGGCGACTAG
- a CDS encoding GC-type dockerin domain-anchored protein — MPTRSARAAALAAAILPVLASAALAQPSCPADLDGDGELTALDFLAFQTLFDAEDPAADFDGDGRLLILDFLAYLNAFNAGCPGEPIATQLAGVALDAYPHFQYVRAFNAGDVVRVSIDPDRFPAIRGVTADIYLVAARSADEWASDPTLADVRPSGPQEHAFLAASVEDAAVALAASELLAAGTGLAISGGYDVVIDADRDGLLGAGDFIDGLGSDDQPPERGFSVYTDLTQPGPLTPTTVDTSTIRGDLRLTYPAEIASAGPLPLVVIAHGGGHDFRWYDYLQDHLSSWGWITVSTRNFSAGTGLSMLLQTETVIETQATLAGGVLDGFLDDSRIAWIGHSAGGREAVIGAERLHTGDFVPRSYGTGDIVLLSAIAANSVGDFARIDGDPGPITFHMMWGAADGDITGRPAEQTVPFRHYDRARGVKHSTYIHGADHNDFNCCGFDDFAGPPATEIGRAESQRIAQAIYLALLKHHAEGDADAIDYLTRPWEQFRPASVSPGTTVVHMHRSDPVAAASGIIDDFQRNPSTTTSSSGGAVSIGVDNLVETKLSDTDGSFTWSPTSPANGMTYAFTQFDRSRGAIFDFDGAGFLEFAITPDLADATGYDHLSFRACQGTRHPLTTADLGDVDLTVSIIDGDRRSGSIRISAYGGGIEEPYQRTGAGDGTGWQNEFETVRIRLTDFLAGGTQVDLSNLAVVRFDFGPDSGAARGRLGLDDIEFVADR; from the coding sequence ATGCCCACGCGTTCCGCACGCGCCGCCGCTCTGGCCGCCGCCATCCTCCCGGTGCTCGCCAGCGCCGCCCTCGCGCAGCCGTCGTGCCCGGCCGACCTCGATGGCGACGGCGAGCTGACCGCCCTGGACTTCCTCGCCTTCCAGACGCTCTTCGACGCCGAAGACCCCGCCGCCGACTTCGACGGAGACGGCCGCTTGCTCATCCTCGACTTCCTGGCCTACCTCAACGCCTTCAACGCGGGCTGTCCGGGCGAGCCGATCGCCACCCAGCTCGCCGGCGTCGCGCTGGATGCCTATCCCCACTTCCAGTACGTCCGCGCCTTCAATGCGGGCGACGTCGTTCGCGTGTCGATCGATCCCGATCGATTCCCGGCGATCCGCGGAGTCACCGCGGACATCTACCTCGTCGCCGCGAGGTCGGCCGACGAATGGGCGAGCGATCCAACGCTGGCCGACGTGCGGCCGAGCGGGCCGCAGGAACATGCGTTCCTTGCGGCCTCGGTGGAGGACGCCGCGGTTGCGCTCGCCGCATCCGAGCTGCTCGCCGCGGGCACGGGGCTGGCGATCTCCGGCGGCTACGACGTCGTGATCGACGCCGATCGCGACGGCCTGCTCGGCGCGGGCGACTTCATCGACGGCCTCGGCAGCGACGATCAACCCCCCGAACGAGGCTTCAGCGTCTACACCGACCTGACCCAGCCCGGCCCGCTCACCCCGACCACGGTGGACACCTCGACCATCCGCGGCGACCTGCGGCTGACCTACCCCGCCGAGATCGCGTCGGCCGGCCCGCTGCCGCTGGTGGTGATCGCCCACGGCGGCGGCCACGACTTCCGCTGGTATGACTACCTCCAGGACCACCTGTCGAGCTGGGGCTGGATCACCGTCAGCACGCGGAACTTCAGCGCGGGCACCGGCCTGAGCATGCTGCTGCAGACCGAGACCGTCATCGAGACGCAGGCGACCCTCGCCGGCGGCGTGCTCGACGGCTTCCTCGACGACTCGCGCATCGCCTGGATCGGCCACAGCGCCGGCGGCCGGGAGGCCGTCATCGGCGCCGAGCGGCTGCACACCGGCGACTTCGTGCCCCGCAGCTACGGCACGGGAGACATCGTGCTGCTGAGCGCCATCGCCGCCAACAGCGTCGGCGACTTCGCCCGCATCGACGGCGATCCCGGCCCCATCACCTTCCACATGATGTGGGGCGCCGCCGACGGCGACATCACCGGCCGGCCCGCCGAGCAGACCGTGCCCTTCCGCCACTACGACCGCGCGCGGGGCGTCAAGCACTCCACCTACATCCACGGCGCCGACCACAACGACTTCAATTGCTGCGGATTCGACGACTTCGCCGGCCCGCCCGCCACCGAGATCGGCCGCGCCGAGAGCCAGCGGATCGCCCAAGCGATCTACCTCGCGCTGCTCAAGCACCACGCCGAGGGCGACGCCGACGCGATCGACTATCTCACCCGCCCCTGGGAGCAGTTCCGCCCGGCATCGGTCAGCCCCGGCACCACGGTCGTGCACATGCACCGGTCCGATCCCGTCGCCGCCGCCAGCGGGATCATCGACGACTTCCAGCGCAACCCATCCACAACGACCAGCAGCTCGGGCGGAGCCGTCTCGATCGGCGTGGACAACCTCGTCGAGACCAAGCTCAGCGACACCGATGGCTCCTTCACCTGGTCGCCCACTAGTCCGGCCAACGGCATGACCTACGCCTTTACGCAATTCGACCGATCGCGGGGCGCCATCTTCGACTTCGACGGCGCCGGCTTCCTCGAGTTCGCGATCACGCCGGACCTCGCCGACGCCACCGGCTACGACCACCTCAGCTTCCGGGCGTGCCAGGGCACGCGGCACCCACTCACCACGGCCGACCTGGGAGACGTTGACCTGACCGTGTCGATCATCGACGGCGACCGCCGCAGCGGCTCGATCCGGATCAGCGCCTACGGCGGCGGCATCGAGGAGCCCTACCAGCGCACCGGTGCCGGCGACGGCACGGGCTGGCAGAACGAGTTCGAGACCGTCCGCATCCGCCTCACCGACTTCCTGGCCGGTGGCACCCAGGTCGATCTCTCCAATCTGGCCGTGGTTCGATTCGACTTCGGCCCGGACTCGGGCGCCGCCCGCGGACGGCTCGGTCTGGACGACATCGAGTTCGTCGCCGACCGCTGA
- a CDS encoding lysophospholipid acyltransferase family protein has protein sequence MKIASAALSSPPPGPTFAFARAAGRRFALLPSNRSRLARAQEHLGVAFPDLDVDARRELAIAAYQHLFVLAAEIARCPRTLNVDSLLGHVELCDVAKGLRTIVGGRPCIVMTGHCGNWEVLASTSGLLGLPLHAVYRPLDLKPLDRWVRETRSRPGLTLVDKFGAVTQMPSLVADGACPAFVADQNAGDRGLFVPYFGRLASSYKSIGLLAMQFQAQLVVGAAYRLPCVDGTLRYRFRIFDTYGPEDWNTHPDPLFYLTARYRRALEMAVRDAPEQYLWMHRIWKSRPRHERLGRPFPDRLRENMRLLPWMSEDDIARTEELSGRDAATLAERGVTKLA, from the coding sequence GTGAAGATCGCCTCGGCGGCGCTGTCCTCGCCGCCGCCGGGACCGACGTTTGCCTTCGCGCGCGCCGCCGGCCGGCGGTTCGCGTTGCTGCCCAGCAATCGATCGCGGCTCGCACGCGCCCAGGAGCACCTCGGCGTCGCCTTCCCGGATCTGGATGTCGACGCACGACGCGAGCTGGCGATCGCCGCATATCAGCACCTGTTCGTGCTTGCCGCGGAGATCGCCCGCTGTCCCCGGACGCTGAACGTCGACAGCCTGCTGGGACACGTCGAGCTGTGCGACGTGGCAAAGGGCCTGCGGACGATCGTGGGCGGCCGGCCATGCATCGTGATGACCGGCCATTGCGGCAACTGGGAGGTGCTTGCGAGCACCTCGGGCCTGCTGGGGCTGCCGCTGCACGCGGTGTATCGTCCGCTCGATCTCAAGCCGCTGGATCGCTGGGTCCGCGAGACGCGGTCGAGGCCCGGGCTCACGCTCGTCGACAAGTTCGGTGCCGTCACGCAGATGCCGAGCCTGGTCGCGGATGGCGCGTGCCCGGCCTTCGTCGCCGACCAGAACGCGGGCGACCGCGGCTTGTTCGTGCCCTACTTCGGGCGGCTAGCGAGCAGCTACAAGTCGATCGGGCTGCTGGCGATGCAGTTCCAGGCCCAGCTGGTCGTGGGGGCGGCCTACCGGCTGCCGTGCGTGGACGGCACGCTGCGGTACCGCTTCCGCATCTTCGATACCTACGGCCCCGAGGACTGGAACACGCACCCCGATCCGCTGTTCTACCTGACGGCGAGGTATCGCCGTGCCCTGGAGATGGCCGTTCGCGACGCTCCCGAGCAGTACCTGTGGATGCACCGAATCTGGAAGAGCCGGCCGCGGCACGAGCGGCTGGGTCGGCCGTTCCCCGACAGGCTGCGCGAGAACATGCGGCTGCTGCCGTGGATGTCCGAGGACGACATCGCACGCACCGAGGAGCTGAGCGGCCGCGATGCGGCGACGCTGGCCGAACGCGGGGTCACCAAGCTGGCCTAG
- a CDS encoding VOC family protein, with product MKCILVVVLLQMVMLLPACGSPRAMGDASQHPMAAARMDHACLVTRDDERLIAWYRDVLGFVVEVHWEAPDVVPGARLSYLVHPSGFRLEIVGDPNAAPQAPAQTVPADFAAAGYRHLCFAVDDVDAARREMIARGAIAMGEPFDYPLLSRRLAFLQDPDGNVIEIVQPMAGAGVLPGHLLQAAHGIEGHVTVITTMQSRAGTERDLEHRLAAIDRAGAVRWQALRNPEVAGRYAIVQTWENTDALERHASSNQGQFETITDLLHGPPLAQLLRSSEQPDAPRRALPDQQETPLLDALRTRVRAAASLDEPFVLVVRLPMTVDGDATTDAAAWAHSIARATRAEPRNGDYAFFREADDHRAWVLLERWPEFAAMEEHVTLPHFGDLMRLLAAYGGDRRRAELYVPLVAP from the coding sequence ATGAAGTGCATACTCGTCGTGGTCCTGCTGCAGATGGTCATGCTCCTGCCCGCATGCGGATCCCCCAGAGCGATGGGCGACGCATCCCAGCACCCCATGGCCGCCGCCCGGATGGACCACGCGTGCCTGGTGACCCGGGACGACGAGCGGCTCATCGCCTGGTACCGCGACGTGCTGGGATTCGTCGTCGAGGTGCACTGGGAAGCCCCCGACGTCGTCCCCGGCGCCCGCCTGTCCTACCTCGTGCATCCCTCGGGATTCCGCCTCGAGATCGTCGGCGATCCGAACGCGGCGCCGCAGGCCCCGGCGCAGACCGTGCCGGCGGACTTCGCCGCCGCCGGCTACCGGCACCTCTGCTTCGCCGTGGACGACGTGGACGCCGCCCGCCGCGAGATGATCGCGCGTGGCGCCATCGCGATGGGCGAGCCCTTCGACTACCCGCTGCTCAGCCGGCGGCTGGCCTTCCTGCAGGACCCCGATGGCAACGTCATCGAGATCGTCCAGCCCATGGCGGGCGCGGGCGTCCTTCCGGGCCACCTGCTCCAAGCGGCGCACGGCATCGAGGGCCACGTCACCGTCATCACCACGATGCAGTCCCGCGCCGGCACCGAGCGCGATCTCGAGCACCGGCTGGCAGCCATCGATCGGGCGGGCGCCGTCCGCTGGCAGGCACTCCGCAACCCGGAGGTCGCCGGTCGCTACGCGATCGTCCAGACATGGGAAAACACCGACGCCCTCGAACGCCACGCCTCGAGCAACCAGGGGCAATTCGAGACGATCACGGACCTGCTGCACGGTCCGCCGCTTGCGCAGCTGCTCAGATCCAGCGAGCAGCCGGATGCTCCGCGGCGAGCGCTGCCCGACCAGCAAGAAACGCCGCTGCTCGATGCACTCCGGACGCGTGTCCGCGCCGCCGCGAGCCTGGACGAGCCGTTCGTGCTCGTCGTGCGGCTCCCAATGACCGTCGACGGCGATGCCACGACCGATGCGGCGGCATGGGCCCACTCGATCGCCCGTGCGACCCGCGCCGAGCCGCGGAACGGCGACTACGCGTTCTTCCGAGAGGCCGACGACCATCGCGCCTGGGTGCTGCTCGAGCGATGGCCCGAGTTCGCCGCCATGGAGGAGCACGTCACCCTGCCGCACTTCGGCGACCTGATGCGGCTGCTCGCCGCGTACGGCGGCGACCGTCGCCGCGCCGAACTGTACGTGCCGCTTGTCGCTCCGTAG
- a CDS encoding LamG-like jellyroll fold domain-containing protein gives MPRTPIVLALSLCPLVAPALAQNGEVEPGYQAKEETPFLLHERHLHRHNADHPTVAPDGTRFFTNRRSDVDLPLPEETDAFVFAVFGDRTGGPDSGVNVLADAVRDVNLLEPDLVMTVGDMIDGYNQTDEWMTEMREYKAIMGELICPWFPVAGNHDIYWRGPDADRNRPEGEHEKSYEMHFGPLWYSFTHKGSHFIVLYSDEGNPETGEKSISRADTQVMSDEQKQFLAEALERGRAAQHQFLFLHHPRWLGGRYGEDWNDNVHPMLADAGNVRAVFAGHIHRMRHDFGPNGDDGIEYVTLATVGGGQRGAIPEAGNLHHYHLVTVRPQQIALTAYPVGQAMNVREISGPMLEQINALRESGTTVESFVKFTPEGAARGEVSVTVTNPSDRPVEFALSPASADNRWMFRPDHTHDVLQPGESAEIGFLVGRPEDSADASLDRLSIDVDYDYMAPSFRYSIPTQSVSVPVDLSSLPLETADAENKAMRFDGDDAIRVDTEVASFAPQGSFTIECWFNAETFQGRTGLLAKTESSEYGIFVSNGELWFAAHLGGAYRERRIEGVLETDRWHHIAGVYDERAEELRTYLDGRLIASVAVDPSWSRTINDLPFYIGADVNRGGQPTSFFRGLIDEVRLSPRARYRGDSFVPERRLTADRRTTALYSFDTLLGAYIIDSSGNGHHAEAFGDPEPVAVSN, from the coding sequence ATGCCCCGAACGCCGATCGTGCTCGCGTTGTCGCTGTGCCCGCTGGTCGCTCCTGCCCTCGCCCAGAACGGCGAGGTCGAGCCCGGCTACCAAGCCAAGGAGGAGACTCCCTTCCTGCTGCACGAGCGGCACCTCCACAGGCACAACGCCGACCATCCCACCGTGGCGCCCGACGGCACCCGGTTCTTCACCAACCGCCGAAGCGACGTCGATCTGCCGCTGCCCGAGGAGACCGACGCGTTCGTGTTCGCCGTCTTCGGCGATCGGACCGGCGGACCCGATAGCGGCGTCAACGTGCTGGCCGATGCGGTCCGCGACGTCAACCTGCTCGAGCCCGATCTGGTGATGACCGTGGGCGACATGATCGATGGGTACAACCAGACCGATGAGTGGATGACCGAGATGCGGGAGTACAAGGCGATCATGGGCGAACTGATCTGCCCGTGGTTCCCCGTCGCCGGCAACCACGACATCTACTGGCGGGGCCCCGATGCCGACCGCAACCGGCCCGAGGGCGAGCACGAGAAGAGCTACGAGATGCACTTTGGCCCGCTGTGGTACAGCTTCACGCACAAGGGCAGCCACTTCATCGTGCTCTACTCCGATGAGGGCAACCCAGAGACCGGCGAGAAGAGCATCTCCCGCGCCGACACCCAGGTCATGAGCGACGAGCAGAAGCAATTCCTGGCCGAGGCGCTCGAGCGCGGCAGGGCGGCGCAGCACCAGTTCCTCTTCCTGCATCACCCCCGCTGGCTCGGCGGCCGCTACGGCGAGGACTGGAACGACAACGTCCACCCGATGCTCGCCGACGCCGGCAATGTCCGCGCCGTCTTCGCGGGCCACATCCACCGCATGCGGCACGACTTCGGCCCCAACGGCGACGACGGCATCGAGTACGTCACGCTCGCCACCGTCGGCGGCGGCCAGCGTGGCGCCATTCCCGAGGCCGGCAACCTGCACCACTACCACCTGGTCACCGTACGGCCCCAGCAAATCGCCCTGACGGCCTATCCCGTCGGACAGGCCATGAACGTCCGCGAGATCAGCGGTCCCATGCTCGAGCAGATCAACGCCCTCCGCGAGAGCGGTACGACGGTCGAGAGCTTCGTGAAGTTCACCCCCGAGGGCGCCGCCCGCGGCGAGGTCAGCGTCACCGTCACCAACCCCAGCGATCGCCCGGTCGAGTTCGCGCTGTCGCCGGCCTCCGCCGACAACCGTTGGATGTTCCGCCCCGACCACACCCACGACGTGCTGCAGCCCGGCGAGTCCGCCGAGATCGGCTTCCTCGTGGGCCGGCCCGAGGACAGCGCGGACGCGTCGCTCGATCGCCTGTCGATCGACGTCGACTACGACTACATGGCCCCGAGCTTCCGCTACAGCATCCCCACGCAGAGCGTGAGCGTGCCGGTGGACCTCAGCAGCCTGCCGCTGGAGACCGCCGACGCCGAGAACAAGGCGATGCGCTTCGACGGCGACGACGCCATCCGCGTCGACACGGAGGTCGCCAGCTTCGCGCCGCAGGGCTCGTTCACCATCGAGTGCTGGTTCAACGCCGAAACCTTCCAGGGTCGCACGGGCCTGCTGGCGAAGACCGAGAGCAGCGAGTACGGCATCTTCGTGAGCAACGGCGAGCTGTGGTTCGCCGCGCACCTCGGCGGCGCGTACCGCGAGCGGCGGATCGAGGGTGTCCTGGAGACCGATCGGTGGCACCACATCGCCGGCGTCTACGACGAGCGGGCCGAGGAGCTGCGCACCTATCTCGACGGACGGCTGATCGCATCGGTCGCGGTCGACCCCAGCTGGAGCCGCACCATCAACGACCTGCCGTTCTACATCGGCGCCGACGTCAACCGCGGCGGCCAGCCGACGTCGTTCTTCCGCGGGCTGATCGACGAGGTCCGCCTCTCGCCGCGGGCTCGCTACCGGGGCGACTCGTTCGTGCCCGAGCGCCGCTTGACCGCCGATCGCCGGACGACCGCGTTGTACAGCTTCGACACCCTGCTGGGTGCGTACATCATCGATAGCTCGGGCAACGGCCACCATGCCGAGGCCTTCGGCGACCCCGAGCCGGTGGCGGTCAGCAACTAG
- a CDS encoding Sua5/YciO/YrdC/YwlC family protein, translating to MTSTPHTGTHVDAVKEAAAALDRGGLAILRTETVYGVFARGDNPEAIDRIRALPRLEAAGPWGLLAWHAGAAAAVLDALDRAGVEPSPTYRRVINRAWPGPVTLRLRTPRAADIAAAGGLHPGVANDADRLSVRVPDDTWAQMTLQRVGGPVVASSAEALDLSPPARPGQCPPAVDGVDFIHDAGATRLARHSTVVDLADDGSWTVASEGALTGDQVRDRLATVVLFVCTGNTCRSPMAEAIARGILESRGRGQHAIVLSAGVSAVDGATATPEAVRAVEAVGGDLTTHRSQPLTDRLVERADAVFAMTESHLETARSLTPPAQQHKLVRLDADADTPDPIGGPQKLYDQLARRLSDVIRRRLEELDL from the coding sequence GTGACCAGCACCCCGCACACCGGAACCCACGTCGACGCCGTCAAGGAGGCCGCCGCCGCCCTGGATCGCGGCGGACTGGCCATCCTGCGGACCGAGACCGTGTACGGCGTCTTCGCCCGGGGCGACAATCCCGAGGCGATCGACCGCATCCGCGCGCTGCCGCGGCTGGAGGCCGCCGGCCCGTGGGGCCTGCTGGCATGGCACGCGGGTGCCGCCGCCGCCGTGCTCGACGCGCTCGACCGCGCGGGCGTCGAGCCCTCGCCGACCTACCGCCGCGTGATCAATCGGGCGTGGCCCGGCCCCGTCACCCTGCGGCTGCGGACGCCCCGTGCGGCCGATATTGCGGCGGCTGGCGGCCTGCACCCCGGTGTCGCCAATGACGCCGACCGGCTCTCCGTCCGTGTGCCCGACGACACCTGGGCCCAGATGACGCTGCAGCGCGTCGGCGGCCCGGTCGTTGCGTCCTCGGCCGAAGCGCTGGACCTCTCGCCACCCGCGCGCCCGGGCCAATGCCCGCCGGCCGTCGATGGCGTGGACTTCATCCACGACGCCGGGGCCACGCGCCTCGCGAGGCACAGCACCGTGGTCGACCTCGCCGACGACGGCTCCTGGACCGTGGCGTCGGAGGGTGCGCTGACGGGCGACCAGGTCCGCGATCGGCTCGCCACCGTGGTGCTCTTCGTGTGCACGGGCAACACCTGCCGCAGCCCGATGGCCGAGGCCATCGCGCGGGGCATCCTCGAATCCCGGGGCCGCGGGCAGCACGCGATCGTGCTCTCCGCGGGCGTGTCGGCCGTCGATGGCGCCACCGCCACGCCGGAGGCCGTCCGCGCCGTCGAGGCCGTCGGCGGTGACCTCACGACGCACCGCAGCCAGCCGCTGACCGATCGGCTTGTCGAGCGGGCCGACGCCGTCTTCGCGATGACCGAGAGCCACCTGGAGACCGCACGCAGCCTGACGCCGCCCGCCCAGCAGCACAAGCTGGTGCGGCTGGACGCCGACGCCGACACGCCCGATCCAATCGGCGGGCCCCAGAAGCTCTATGATCAACTGGCGCGGCGGCTCAGCGACGTGATCCGCCGCCGGCTCGAGGAGCTGGACCTATGA
- the gatC gene encoding Asp-tRNA(Asn)/Glu-tRNA(Gln) amidotransferase subunit GatC, which translates to MADEVTREQVEKLARLSKLEIEPGKAAELAGQLSGICGYAQRLGELDLQGVEPLAHAADLDAPLAEDEAGGELDHAALVRIAPAMDGRFIRVPRVLGG; encoded by the coding sequence ATGGCGGATGAGGTCACCCGAGAGCAGGTCGAGAAGCTCGCGCGGCTGTCGAAGCTCGAGATCGAGCCCGGCAAGGCCGCGGAACTCGCGGGCCAGCTGAGCGGCATCTGCGGCTACGCGCAGCGTCTGGGCGAGCTGGATCTCCAGGGCGTCGAGCCGCTGGCCCACGCCGCGGACCTCGATGCTCCGTTGGCCGAGGACGAGGCCGGTGGGGAGCTCGATCATGCGGCGCTCGTGCGCATCGCGCCGGCGATGGACGGGCGGTTCATCCGGGTGCCCAGGGTGCTCGGCGGCTGA
- a CDS encoding AAA family ATPase, with protein sequence MPASDADTAFARDAYDRLKAEIHKVIVGQDEVVDQMLLAVFSRGHALVVGVPGLAKTLLISTIARTLNLEFSRIQFTPDLMPSDITGTEVIEENRTTGHRELRFVKGPVFANVVLADEINRTPPKTQAALLEAMQERHVTIGGVLHDLPKPFFVLATQNPIEQEGTYPLPEAQLDRFMFQIHIAYPSLDEEAEIVRRAGEKAHVHLDAVLTADEIDRVADMVEAHPVPEHVIAYALRLVRATRINEPMDNELERPPLAREYLAWGAGPRASEYLVLAAKAESLLKGDGHTTIEHVRTVARPVLRHRILTNFNAEADQVTTDAIVDNLLEHIPADGMSDEERRQVDTVMR encoded by the coding sequence ATGCCAGCCAGCGACGCCGACACCGCCTTCGCCCGCGACGCCTACGACCGCCTCAAGGCCGAGATCCACAAGGTCATCGTGGGTCAGGACGAGGTGGTCGACCAGATGCTGCTGGCGGTGTTCAGCCGGGGGCACGCGCTGGTGGTCGGTGTGCCGGGGCTGGCCAAGACGCTGCTGATCTCGACCATCGCGCGGACGCTGAACCTGGAGTTCAGCCGCATCCAGTTCACGCCCGACCTGATGCCCAGCGACATCACCGGCACCGAGGTCATCGAGGAGAACCGCACGACGGGCCACCGCGAGCTGCGCTTCGTCAAGGGGCCGGTGTTCGCGAACGTTGTCCTGGCCGACGAGATCAACCGCACGCCCCCCAAGACGCAGGCGGCGCTCCTGGAGGCGATGCAGGAGCGGCACGTGACCATCGGCGGCGTGCTGCACGACCTGCCCAAGCCCTTCTTCGTGCTCGCGACGCAGAATCCCATCGAGCAGGAGGGCACCTACCCGCTGCCCGAGGCCCAGCTCGACCGGTTCATGTTCCAGATCCACATCGCCTACCCGAGCCTGGACGAGGAGGCCGAGATCGTGCGGCGGGCCGGAGAGAAGGCGCACGTCCACCTCGACGCCGTGCTGACGGCCGACGAGATCGATCGCGTGGCCGACATGGTGGAGGCCCACCCCGTCCCCGAGCACGTGATCGCCTACGCCCTGCGGCTGGTGCGGGCGACGCGGATCAACGAGCCCATGGACAACGAGCTGGAGCGCCCGCCGCTGGCGCGGGAGTACCTCGCGTGGGGCGCAGGTCCGCGGGCGAGCGAGTACCTCGTGCTTGCGGCCAAGGCCGAGTCGCTGCTCAAGGGCGACGGGCATACGACCATCGAGCACGTCCGCACGGTCGCGCGACCCGTGCTGCGGCACCGCATCCTGACGAACTTCAACGCCGAGGCGGACCAGGTCACGACCGATGCCATCGTCGACAACCTGCTCGAACACATCCCCGCCGACGGCATGTCCGACGAGGAGCGGCGGCAGGTCGACACCGTCATGCGGTGA
- the gmk gene encoding guanylate kinase, translating to MSEPTHRLATDTDDGVLVVFSGPSGVGKTTIARAVERDIPAALFSVSVTTRAKTPDDVDGVDYHFVDEAAFRDMIDRDALLEWATVFGRYYGTPRAWVDEQLRRGRVVIADIDVEGARQVKARMPDAMAIFVLPPSEDDLLARLRARKREDEAAIQRRFAEAKREIATARESGCYDHFIVNESLGDAIAEAIALVRAARARRG from the coding sequence ATGAGCGAGCCCACGCACCGCCTGGCGACCGATACCGACGACGGCGTGCTCGTCGTGTTCAGCGGGCCGTCGGGGGTGGGCAAGACCACGATCGCCCGGGCGGTCGAGCGCGACATCCCCGCGGCGCTCTTCAGCGTGTCGGTGACCACGCGGGCCAAGACGCCCGACGACGTGGACGGCGTGGACTACCACTTCGTCGACGAGGCCGCCTTCCGCGACATGATCGACCGCGATGCGCTGCTGGAGTGGGCCACGGTGTTCGGCCGCTACTACGGCACGCCGCGGGCTTGGGTCGACGAGCAGTTGCGGCGGGGACGGGTCGTCATCGCGGACATCGACGTCGAGGGGGCGCGGCAGGTGAAGGCGCGGATGCCCGACGCGATGGCGATCTTCGTGCTGCCCCCGAGCGAGGACGATCTGCTCGCGCGGCTGCGGGCCCGCAAGCGGGAGGACGAGGCGGCCATCCAGCGGCGCTTCGCCGAGGCCAAGCGGGAGATCGCAACGGCCCGCGAGAGCGGCTGCTACGACCACTTCATCGTGAACGAATCGCTCGGAGATGCGATCGCCGAGGCCATTGCGCTGGTTCGGGCGGCGCGGGCGCGGCGGGGGTAG